A segment of the Crassostrea angulata isolate pt1a10 chromosome 10, ASM2561291v2, whole genome shotgun sequence genome:
aaacaaacagaatCGACGGCATCTGATATTACGTATACGAACACTTCTGTATAGCATTAAAAATGGACTGACATTGTTTTgcaacttgaagaaatttaCTACACGTGGAAAATCGTTggcgcactattaattttagcgctcagaggcagttgcgccaaaggcgctaaaatttgtagtgcgccatattttctcgttttaccgTACCTGTTTATAATTAATACAATTAGTAGTAAACTGTCAAGTAATGTTAGTTACATGTTTAGTTGTTTTCCAATAATATTCCATTTCATTCACTTTTCAGAAATAATCAGTTCATTgtcaaatgaacaaaatttaattctGTTACAtgcatgtaccggtattttCCTTGAAAAAAGTGGCAGGTTAAATTTCTACAATAAAATTTATGTGTTCTTCCCTTTGGGATAAACaaagtaaattaatttcatatctatGGTCCTTTATTGATGAATATTACTTTCTGTCTGTAGCTCGATCAGTATGTAATGAtttgttatttctttaaaaaggcCAAGTTTCTTATTCATAAAGATTTTGATATAACGGTGGTTATTGGAATAAAGAATTGTGATTTCCAATTTATTTCAgacattttatttacacatttttGGACATTATAATGGAGAAGTTGTTCAGTAAAAGTCACCAGGAGGCCTTGCAGAAAGAAGTATTGTAAGAAGGGAGGTAAAAGTGGACCATGGGACATCGCATAATACAACTGTACTTGTATCTGTGACCTTGACATGTTCTTGTTGATGTGTTTTAGCCATGACCTTTAATTGTTGTTAGACAGAGTTCCAAATCAGGCTGGGATTCTTTTCTGTTATACTAGGCATTTCCATTTTTAAAATGGTCCAAcacttgtttttattaattggTTGTACTTAATGTATGAAATAAActttgttttacattacttcGAAATAAATGTTACTCTTGTGATTGGGAAGAACTATAGTGAGTTTGTAGAATTAATGTGGAATAGGACACAGACATTTCATAAGTATGAGTGACTTAATGACACATGTAGAAGCATTAAACAAGATATGCAATAACCAACTACTGATAATGAACTACCCAAACAATTCAGTGACCTTGGACCAAGTTTCTAGAATTATctgaaaaatccttgtctggatCATACATTCTCATCCCTTGGTCCAATTTGGCTCACACCGTATATCAGGGTTTTTCCGCATCCATCCAATATCCACTTTGTTTGTGATGATTTCCAAATCGCGGAAAATATATCagcgtaaatttgatacaatGTTTTGTTCGTATAATTTAGTTCTCTCTTTCCTTATGAAGTAAACAAGTATGTAAAAGTACAATGAACTGAGTTCAGTAAGTTTAGAGGTAGAAATTGCGGGATTGGAGGAAAAGCGCCAGATAGCAGGTATGTAAGCCTCgtagtttatttaataatccatTGATAAGCTAATTAAAACATAAACCGATGTCTAATTATACCTGagctactggtatatgtaacggTACATGATCTATTTATCTATGGCTGTTTGCGTCTCAGAAAATAATTATCtgtaattatttaacattaaggaAATCATGTAAATAGTTTAATTGTCcaaatttttcattataaagaGCGGCATTTTAGATACTTTTACGCACTTACTTCACAGGTTTAAACAatcttgaaaattatattttcactatgactttgaaatagtgaaaatttgattcgtgtaaattttatataccgttCTAGGTTCTGAATCgcaaaaaaaacctgatatagAGTACTTCACCCAGAGTCCCTTTGGTCataggatgtgcagtgaccttgaatgatgtGTCAAGGtcaagtcaaggtcatatcagactgctaaaaaaatttcagaGCATAATTACTCTTCCCTTAGCTCTATCTGGTTCATAATTcacataaacagagcttttgggtaaagggtgtgtagtgaccttgaatgcagattcaaggtcaaatgtaagGTCAACGCAGATCTCTTTAAAGTCCAGTTTTATACCATAAATTATTTCCTATTCAATTAATCTTTTTCAGATTAAACCCAAAAATTGCCATTTGGTAAGGGGCAATTAGCCTGAATTAAAGatctattatttaaatgcatgaGGCCTTTTGAGATAGTTACCACCTCAATGATATCTAGTTAATATTGGTTAAAAATGTTCCTTCTTAAAAATGGTGGATTAAAGTATATCCTCTGATTAAACTGGTAAATAAAGTATGTCTCCGTGATATGGTGGGGCTAAGGGTGCCCCCTTTAAGCATTTTGTTTACACCCCCTTTCTATTTTGGGTCATAGATACCGGTATTCTCATCCATAATTAATTGGGTAAAGTATGTTCCCTTGTCATGGTTGCATGGGTTTAGGATGCCTTTTGGGATATGGGTTTAATAGTGATTCCTTGTAATGGTGGAttaattataccccccgcaaaagaagtttggggggtatataggaatcaccttgtccgtccgtccgtctgtccatccgtctgtccgtctgtctgttcaattcgtgtccggtccatatctttcttatggagaaacattggaagttcttacttcacacaaatattgcttatgacctaagggtgtgtcatgaccttgaaccaaggtcatttgggcaaagtcaaggtcactggcagaaaaagttcaaaatttatgtccggtccatatctttttaatggagaaacattggaagttcttacttcacacaaatattgcttatgacctaagggtgtgaaATGAcgttgacccaaggtcattcgggcaaggtcaaggtcactggcagaaaaagttttaagtttgtgtccggtccatatctttttaatggagaaacattggaagttcttacttcacacaaagattgcttatgacgtaagggtgtgtcatgtccttgacccaaggtcatttgggcaaagtcaaggtcactggcggaaaaaatcaaaatttgtgtccggtccatatctttcttatggagaaacattggaagttcttacttcacacaaagattgcttatgacctaagggtgtgttatgtccttgacccaaggtcatttgggcaaggtcactggcagaaaaagtacaaaattcatgtccagtccatatctttttaatggacgAATATTGGAAGCTTTTAATTCACATCAAGATTGCTTATAGTCTGAAGGTGTGTCATGACcctgacccaaggtcaattgaggaagttcaaggtcattgttttaaaaacaaatcgggctcagtattcttataattcaaaatgtatatattaaatggctgcttgacatgtggaatttggtttgattcgagtcatgtttgttaacataaggatgcaaatgtcctcatgcattaacttAAActtaaatggaatttaaagaatagaaattggtttttGTACttatattagcattaacagttttattaaaaaatagagcagttgttatgtatagaaaatggacagtgaaatagattcatccaatgttttctataatagaaaaaatacatgagttatgattttcttagtggggggtatcaattgtgagcttgctcacagtacctctagtttaaaGATACCCCCTCCCCCTTGTTATTTTCCGTTAAAGGATGTTCTCTTGTTATGGTAggttttagaattttcacttgTTATGTTGGGTTAAAGGATGTCTCTTTGTAATGGTAGGTTAAAGGATTCCTTTGTTATTAATGTTGAGATTTAAGATGTCCCCTTTCTAAGGTTGGGTTAAGGATGTTCcttttacatgtgtatatggTTGAGTTCAGTATCTCCCTTTGTtatgattttgtcaaagatgtCCTCATGTTTTAGTTCAACAGATGATGTCCCTTTGTTATGTTAAGGTTGTCCGGGATCCGCTTTTTTGTTGGGAAATAGATGGTATGATTTGGTGAGGTTGTTTCCTTGTCTTGATAGGGTTAAAGTTATGTCTATGTTATAATTTAGTTGCAATAAATCTGTTATGATGGGGTGGAGatgaaacatcattttcttgGTGTTCTAGATGGATCCTAATATATAATGATATGGAGATGTATCTTCGTTTTGAAAGGGTTTGGGAATATATCCTTGTTTTGATGGAGTTTGGGACTGAATCCTTGTTTTAATGGGGTCTTGGAATGTATCCATATTGTTTTGATAGGGTTTGGGAAAGTATCTTTACTGTTTTGATAGGGTTGGGAATGTATCCTTGTTTTGATGGGGTATGGGAATGTGTCCTTATTTTGATGGGGTTCAGGAATGTACATGTCCTTGTTTTTAAGGGGTTTGGGAAAGTATCTTTATTGTTTTGATATGATTTGGGAATGTATCCTTGTTTTGATGGGGTTTGAAAAGTATTCTTGTTTTGATGGGATTTGGGAATGTTCCTTATTTTGATGGGGTTTGGGaatgtattcttttttgtttgggTTCAGGAACGTATCCTTGTTCTGATGGGGTTTGGAATGTATCCTTGTTTTAATAGAATTTGGGAATGTATCATAATTTTGATAGAGTTTAGAAATGTATCCTTGTTTTGATGGGGTTTGAAAAGTATTCTTGTATTGATGGGGTTTGGGAATATTCCTTGTATTTGGGAATGTATTCTCTTTTAAATGGGGTTAGGGAATGTATCCTTGTTTTGATGGGGTTTGGAATGTATCCTTGTTTTAATAGAAATTGGGAATGTATCATAATTGTTTTGATAGAGTTTAGGAATGTATCTTTGTTTTGATGGGGTTTGGATATGTAtccttgttttgttttggtttgggAATGTATCCTGGTTTAGATGGGATTTGGGAATGTATCCTTGTTTTGATGGGGTTTGGATATGTATCCTTGTTTTGATAGAGTTTAGGAATGTATCCTTGTTTTAATGTATCGTTGTTTTGATGTGGTTTGGGAATGTATGCTTGTTATGATGGGATTTGGAATGTATCCTTGTTTTAATGGGGTCTGGGAATATATATCCATATTGTTTTGATGGGGTTTGgaaaatattcatattgatTTGATAGGGTTTGGGGATTTATCCTCTTTTGATGGGGTTTTGGAATGCACCCTCAATTTGAAAGAGGTTTAAAATGTATGCTCGTTTTGATGGGGTTTGGGGATGtaacataattattttgatggggttttgaaatatatatttcctGGTTTTTAGGGGGTTTTGAAATGTATCCTTCTTTTGATGGGGGTTGGGAATGTATCCTTGTTATGATATAGTTTGGGAATGTATcctaattattttgattttatttggttttgtaagaacttgttttgAAAGGGTTTAGGaatttattcttattttgatGAGGTTTGTGAATGTATcctaattattttaaaagggTTGGAATGTATCCAAATTATTTTAATAGGGTTTTGAAATGACCTTCTTTTGATGGGGTTTAGGAATGTATATTTCCTTGTTTTGGTTGGGTTTAGGAATGTATCCCTGTTTTGGTTTGGTTTGGGAATGTATCCTTGTTTTGAGAGGGTTTTGGAATGTATCCTTATTTAAATGGGGTTTAaggaaagtacatgtatcatacttGTTTTGATAGGGTTTAGGAATGTACGTATCCATGTTTTGATAGGGTTTTGAAATGTATCCTTCTTTTGATGGGGTTTTGAAAGGTATCCTtattttaatggattttttaaatgtatccTTGTCTTTGTTTTGATTGGGTTTGGAATGTATCTTTGTTTTGATGGGGTTTGGAAATGTATCctaattaatttgatttgattggaTTTTGGAAAGTATCCTTGTTTTCATAGGATTTGAGAATGTATTCTTGGTTTGATAGTGTTTGAAAAAGTATTCTTATTTTGATGGTGTGTATCCTTGTTTTGATGGGGTTTGGAAATCTATTCTTGATTTAATGGGGTTAGAAAATGTATCCTTGTTTTGATAGAGTTTGGGAATGTATTCTTGTTTTGATGGGGTTTGGGAATGTATCCTTGTTTTGATAGAGTTTGGGAATGTATTCTTGTTTTGATGGGGTTTGAGAATGTATCCttgttttgatttgattgaGAATGTATCTTTGTTTTGATTGGGTTTGGGAATGCACCCTGAAGCGGAAAGAGGTTTCAAATGTATCCTAGCTTGTTTTGATTGGGTTTTGAAATGTATCCTTGTTTTTATTGGGTTTAGGAATGTaacataattgttttaatggggttttgaaatatatatatactgattGATGAGGGGTTTTGAAATGTACCGGTATCCTTATTTTGATGGGATTTGGGAATGTATCCTTGTTTTGATGGGGTTAGAAAATGTATCCTTGTTTTGATAGGGTTTGGGAATGTACCCTTGTTTTGATGGGGTTTGGGAATGTATTCTTGTTTTGATAGTTTGCTTATGTATCCTAATTATTTTGATCGTGTTTAGAATGTatcttaattattttgataggGTTTTGAATAGGTCAGAGGTCATCGAGCCGGTAAGTCGTTGTTGTTTTGGGCTCCggtgaaaacttaaaaaaacaagtCTTAAACATCTATAAGAGAACTGTAACTCTGCATATGCATATGTCTTGTGAAGGAGGACCCAACTCTGTTGAaactattgaatttatttaggTTGTAAGAACTACATATGCTATCAAAAACTTTCTACACAAGTACATATatctatttgtgtgtgtgtccGTGAGATCAACTCACCCCACGTCTTGTTTGTGCCGTATTGAATAGTGTAGTAGTCAGCGATCCGTGGTCTCGAAACCTGTGTCCTGAAACTTATGTAGACTTATGTCTGATTGTACAAATGCAATTTATTACAAACTAGCATCAAAGTGAATTACTATAACTGAACGATGTCTGAAATGAACACGTCAAAACTTCTTGAGGAAAGTCACTCAATCATATATGGTCAGCCAACAGTAATTATTCAGGGTGATGTGACTTTGGAATCTATTCATACCCTCCTACTCCAAATGAACACAAAACTTACgagtattgaattaaaaaacgATAATCTAGAAAATCGTTTGAACACAATTGAGGGAGAAATTTTGTCTTTAAGAGAAATTCGGGGCTCTATTGACGCAATGGAATCCCGCGCAAAGAAGCTAGATAATGATGTAAAAAGTGTGAAATCCGAATTCAAAAACCTAGAAACCAATGTGAGCTCCTTAGGAGAAGTGTTCGATTCAGTTAAGGAAATGGCAGAAGCAAATAGAACCGTAATAAACAACAACAGGAAAAGCTTAGAACAATACAGACAAGAACAACAACTTTCCGAAAATATTATGGctgataaaatgaaaagaatggAAGACGCTAATGAAAAGCTACAAAACTCAGTGACGGATCTCAAGGCGCGGTCCATGAGGGATAACCTCGTGTTCTCAGGAATCCCGGAACAAAGAGGGGAAGACACCGAGGCCCTGCTACAGGATTTCCTCCAGAAAAAATACAAGCTCGAGTACGAAATCTCTTTTGAACGTGTTCACAGAATGGGCAGATGGAACGAATTTAATGAACACCCACGAAATATTGTGGCCAAATTTACATATTGCAAGGATAGGGAGTTCATCCGAACACATGCGGCACAGAAGCTGAAAGGATCAAATGTCTGGGTGAATGAACAATATCCCCCGGAAAttgaagaaagaagaaaaaagctCTACCCTGTCATGCGTCAGGCCAAGAAAGAGAAAAAACGCGCAAAGCTGGTCCGCGATGTCCTGTACATTGAGGGAGAGATTTACACTCCACCTACGGAATCCGCCCGTCAAACTGCATCTACGCGACAGACTGGACCAAGCCATGCGAGTCAACAGACACCCCGAAGTGACCGACAGCCAAACAAAAGACAACGCCAAGGATCAACTCCTTCTGGTAAATAGGGACCCGCGGGAGAACGGACTGCGACGAGTGATCTTAAGTTTCTTTCCTTAAACGTATGTGGtgtaaaaaataagttaaattaTCAAGAATTCACAGACTTTATTACGAATTATGATGTGGTAGGTTTCACTGAAACCAAAACCGACGACTGTGATAATATTCAAATACCAGGATATGTAACATTCATGAAAAACAGACGTAAACTTACAAATACCCGCTCTGGTGGAATCATCTTGGCGGTCAGGGATAACATTGttaagtatataaaaataattaacacaGACTGTAAATATGTGTTTTGGTTTAAATTAGACAAAATGTTACTAAACTCCACTGACGACTTATTATGCGGCGTTGTTTACATACCGCCTGAAGGTAGTAGATATGCATCACCCGACTGTTTTATAGAAATAGAACGAGAGTTAATCAATATTACAAATGAATCTAAATGTTTTTGTCTTATGGGCGACTTTAATGCCAGAGTTGGTCATTTGaatgatttctttatttctgATGATTTTCTAGCGCATCTAAATGGATGTACAGATATTTTTCAACCCGATATTGTTGAACGGGCATTGGTCTTTGAAAACTATAATATACCGCTTAAGAGAATTGTTCAAGATACCATTGTGAATAATTATGGATATAAGTtaattgaattttgtaaaaataatgaagtcTACATTGTTAATAGCCGATTTGGCAGTGATAAAAATATAGGCGGGACAACTTGTAAAAACAGTAGTACTGTGGACTATGTTCTAGCTACTACGAAtgtatttagaattttacagAACTTTGATGTCActgatttttgcaatttttattcaGATGTACACAATCCtatatcgttttctttttcatgTTGTAATAAGGAACCAACCCACAGTTGTATAGGTGAAAATCACCCAAGTGTAAAATTATGGTGTCCAGGTAAAGCGGACGACTTTTGTAACAATATCGATAGATCAGCTGTAATAtctattgataacaaattacacGATTTGTCAATGCTTGGCGAGAACGTTAGCCAAAGCCATATTACCAATATTACCAGAGAATTATGTGACGTTTTTTCCGGAGCAGCTAGAATAACATTTGgcttaaaatataataaaaacttttcgtcggataatacaaatacaatgAACAAGAAACCATGGTTCAATGGAGAATGTAGAGCAGCAAGGAAGAACTTTCATTTGGCTAAAcgtattcataaaaaatgtcaGTCATCTGAAAACAAAGACAACCTTAAAGAAATGAGTAAAAAATACAAGCACACAATAGATAAATGCATCAAAGGTTACAAAACGGATTTAACTAGAAAACTTAAGAACTTGCGCTCTACAAACTCCAAAGAATATTGGAAAATCTTAAATACATCAAAATCATCGAATAAGTGTGCTGTTGATATTAATAATATGTTTGATTACTTAAGAGGTATTAATGATTGTGAAAATGACGATGAACCCAATATAGAATATAGTGATTTTTTATCGAATGCTGAAATCGAAATGTCTGATGCTATTCTTAACAGTACCATAGGAGATGAAGAAATATTAGAAGCCGTAAAGAAACTCAAAAATAATAAAGCCGCTGGGTATGATGAGGTGCTTAATGAACACATTTCGGCaacagtttctttatttctacCTTTATATAACAAgttgtttaatattatttttgacaATGGTTTTATTCCTGATGAATGGCTTGTAGGTATTGTGAAAcccatatataaaaacaaaggcGACCCAACACATCCTGAGAACTATAGACCGATTACATTATTAAGTTGCCTAGGAAAACTTTTTACTTGTATATTAAGCAATAGATTAGAGATATATGCATCAGAGATTGACGTTATCAGCGAAAGCCAGGCAGGTTTTAGAAAAAACTATTCAACTCTAGACCATATAATAACACTACAGTTTTTATCCCATACTCTTATGTCCATgaagaaaaaacttttttgtgcttttgttgattttaaacaggCATTCGACACTGTCTGGAGAAATGGTCTTTGGAGTAAGTTAATCAAAAATGGAATAAATgggaaatgttttaattatatcaaaaacatgtacatggaaGTTAAGTCAAAAATTAGTATGAATGGCTTATCTTCCGAATTTTTCAGCTGTAATGTTGGAGTACGCCAAGGTGAAAATTTGTCgccatttttattttcgttatatATTAAtgacttagaaaaattcatgattgataaaaatataattgggTTACAGAGTGTTACTAAACCTTTAGAGGATGAactgtttatgtattttaaactatgtattcttttttatgcTGACGACACTGTAATTCTTGCTGAAACGCCTGATGATTTACAAAATGCTCTGAACGAGTTTCATTTATACTGTGAGCAATGGAAGTTAACGGTTAATATAAATAAGACAAAAATATTGGTATTTTCTAAAGGTCCAATGATAAAAAGGGAATTTTACTTTAGAAATGAAATCATTGAAAATGTGAAAGAGTTTAAATACCTTGGAATTGTTTTTTCGCGTTCAGGGTCTTTCAGAAAAGCAAAAACACATCTCTGTGAACAGGCACAGAAGGCTATGTATGGGGTCATTAGGAAAATAAGGCAATTTAATTTACCTGTCGAGTGTCAGTTAGACCTTTTCGATAAAGTAGTAATGCCGGTATTATTATACGGATGTGAAGTATGGGGCTTTGAAAATATAGAAACTATAGAAcgtattcatttgaaatttttgaaacatatactGAATTTAAAAAGCTGTACCCCATCATACATGGTTTATGGAGAAACCGGAAGGTTTCCGTTATCTGTTAATATATATACTAGAATGGTTTCATACTGGGCAAAATTGTTCACCGGgccagaaaataaaattgttcatatacTTTACAAATACTTATTGAATCAATATAATAATGACTTTTCTAAAAACCCATGGATTGATTGTatacattctatttttaataagtgtggtttttcaaacatttggaATGAACAATGTACTGTAAATGTTAATTGGATTACAAATGCTGTCAAGCAAAGGCTTAAAGACCAGTTTGTGCAGAAATGGTCGGCTGATATTGCAAATTCTTCAAAAGGTCATATAtatagaactttcaaatttatttttggatatgaaaaatatttgagtaTTCTGCCATCAAAA
Coding sequences within it:
- the LOC128164789 gene encoding uncharacterized protein LOC128164789 is translated as MESRAKKLDNDVKSVKSEFKNLETNVSSLGEVFDSVKEMAEANRTVINNNRKSLEQYRQEQQLSENIMADKMKRMEDANEKLQNSVTDLKARSMRDNLVFSGIPEQRGEDTEALLQDFLQKKYKLEYEISFERVHRMGRWNEFNEHPRNIVAKFTYCKDREFIRTHAAQKLKGSNVWVNEQYPPEIEERRKKLYPVMRQAKKEKKRAKLVRDVLYIEGEIYTPPTESARQTASTRQTGPSHASQQTPRSDRQPNKRQRQGSTPSGK